A window of Pristis pectinata isolate sPriPec2 chromosome 33, sPriPec2.1.pri, whole genome shotgun sequence contains these coding sequences:
- the LOC127585692 gene encoding CD276 antigen-like isoform X1: protein MDPGTLRAVRVTRLVPGLFGCALLLLCCRAELSSTLTVTGIVGESSLLPCLDTNVGKEVNNEIRVYWQVANQCIYAYYSGQEHPDQNYSNRAKLFTTEFKQGNFSLLLTDLQVSDEAKYICLIQLKTSSLGYSVVLKVTVTLQVAAHYAEPTLTSEGQQGEGKSVRLTCSSWGGYPEPIVHWTSGFLNIDENSTAENFTNCSREQLCNVTSVLWAHTALNSITCKIYNAKLKENKTATYIGNFFQEYNISNIVSETHRRWTITVVIVVVILVLLVAYILLGHFSKPSSADGVAAQQSELASFVGLDPAV, encoded by the exons AATTATCGTCTACCcttacagtgacaggaattgtaGGAGAAAGTTCTCTTCTGCCTTGCCTGGACACCAATGTGGGAAAAGAAGTCAATAATGAGATACGTGTTTACTGGCAGGTGGCGAACCAGTGCATTTATGCCTATTACTCAGGTCAGGAACATCCCGACCAGAACTACAGCAACCGAGCAAAGCTATTTACCACAGAATTTAAACAAGGCAATTTCTCCCTCCTTCTGACTGACCTCCAAGTGAGTGATGAAGCCAAGTACATCTGCCTCATTCAATTGAAAACATCATCTTTGGGATACAGTGTGGTTCTAAAAGTTACAGTAACATTACAAGTAGCAG CCCACTATGCAGAGCCTACGCTGACTTCGGAGGGACAACAGGGTGAAGGAAAGTCCGTGAGGCTGACCTGCTCTTCATGGGGAGGATATCCAGAACCGATCGTACACTGGACCAGTGGTTTCCTGAACATCGATGAAAACAGTACGGCCGAGAATTTCACTAACTGTTCTCGTGAACAACTGTGCAACGTTACCTCTGTTCTGTGGGCACAtactgcattaaactccattacTTGTAAAATATACAATGCCAAGCTGAAGGagaataaaactgcaacatatatTGGGA ATTTCTTCCAAGAATATAATATAAGTAACATTGTGAGTGAAACACATCGTAGATGGACTATAACAGTGGTCATCGTTGTTGTTATATTGGTGCTACTGGTAGCTTACATTTTACTGGGACATTTCAGCAAGCCTTCAAGTG CAGATGGTGTGGCTGCACAGCAAAGTGAGCTGGCCTCGTTTGTTGGCTTGGATCCTGCAGTTTGA
- the LOC127585692 gene encoding CD276 antigen-like isoform X2: MDPGTLRAVRVTRLVPGLFGCALLLLCCRAELSSTLTVTGIVGESSLLPCLDTNVGKEVNNEIRVYWQVANQCIYAYYSGQEHPDQNYSNRAKLFTTEFKQGNFSLLLTDLQVSDEAKYICLIQLKTSSLGYSVVLKVTVTLQVAAHYAEPTLTSEGQQGEGKSVRLTCSSWGGYPEPIVHWTSGFLNIDENSTAENFTNCSREQLCNVTSVLWAHTALNSITCKIYNAKLKENKTATYIGNFFQEYNISNIVSETHRRWTITVVIVVVILVLLVAYILLGHFSKPSSDGVAAQQSELASFVGLDPAV; the protein is encoded by the exons AATTATCGTCTACCcttacagtgacaggaattgtaGGAGAAAGTTCTCTTCTGCCTTGCCTGGACACCAATGTGGGAAAAGAAGTCAATAATGAGATACGTGTTTACTGGCAGGTGGCGAACCAGTGCATTTATGCCTATTACTCAGGTCAGGAACATCCCGACCAGAACTACAGCAACCGAGCAAAGCTATTTACCACAGAATTTAAACAAGGCAATTTCTCCCTCCTTCTGACTGACCTCCAAGTGAGTGATGAAGCCAAGTACATCTGCCTCATTCAATTGAAAACATCATCTTTGGGATACAGTGTGGTTCTAAAAGTTACAGTAACATTACAAGTAGCAG CCCACTATGCAGAGCCTACGCTGACTTCGGAGGGACAACAGGGTGAAGGAAAGTCCGTGAGGCTGACCTGCTCTTCATGGGGAGGATATCCAGAACCGATCGTACACTGGACCAGTGGTTTCCTGAACATCGATGAAAACAGTACGGCCGAGAATTTCACTAACTGTTCTCGTGAACAACTGTGCAACGTTACCTCTGTTCTGTGGGCACAtactgcattaaactccattacTTGTAAAATATACAATGCCAAGCTGAAGGagaataaaactgcaacatatatTGGGA ATTTCTTCCAAGAATATAATATAAGTAACATTGTGAGTGAAACACATCGTAGATGGACTATAACAGTGGTCATCGTTGTTGTTATATTGGTGCTACTGGTAGCTTACATTTTACTGGGACATTTCAGCAAGCCTTCAAGTG ATGGTGTGGCTGCACAGCAAAGTGAGCTGGCCTCGTTTGTTGGCTTGGATCCTGCAGTTTGA